DNA from Corynebacterium stationis:
CACAATGGCAACGCTGGCACCTTCTTCCAAGAATCGATTTACGATGCCGCGACCAATACCGCGGCCACCACCAGTTATGACCGCAACTTTTTCCAATAACTGCATGTAATTCTTGTTGTCGTTAAATCTTTGCAACGGAAGCCGTTGGCGGTAAATAGTGTCCGTACTCTGCCTTCCATGCCACCGTGTCCTCAATATCCTTATGAATCTGGCTTGTGAGGGACTCAGCGGAATCAAAGGTCATTTGGGGGCGCAGGAAGTGTACAAGCTCAACTTCCAGTAGTTGCCCATACAGGTCGCCTGCAAAATTCATGAGGTGCGCTTCCAACAAGAGCCGGCCAACCTCTCCATAAAAGGTTTGGCGGCGTCCAATAGATACGCACGAGAGATGGATGTTTCCATCAGGGCAGCGCACATATGCGACCCAGACACCGTCTAGCGTGTCCTCGCCTTCCAGGGCGATATTCGCAGTTGGAAATCCGAGCTCTCGCGCGCGGGCATCACCGTGCTCTACAAAACCGGTCAGAGTATACATTCTTCACATCCTTTTCCGTTCATTAACTGAACACGGCGTTTACCTGATGACCCTTATTAAACGTGACTACTGACACTTTGTCAATAGATAGCGCTTGCGTTCATACAAATTCACAATGAGAAAACCGGTCGCCACCACCCAATCTTGGACACTGGAAGTGATCACATCACCTATGCTTGACGCAGTAGACGCAATTAACCTGAGGTGATCAAGATTTCCAGCAAAGAAAAACCTAAAGGTCAAGGAGGAGACGTCGAAGGTGAAGACGCAACCCCTGATTTGATGAATCGCTCTGTCGTTAGAGCGATGACGCTCCTGAGCGAGCTGGGTAATCACCCTTCAGGGATTACTGCTGCGGAATTAGCTACCATTACTGGCCTTCCACGCCCAACGGTCTTCCGCCTCCTTCAGACCCTGGCATACAAAGGCATGGCGATTAGAAACGACAAGCGTTTCTCGCTTGGCTACGAAATTGCACGCTTGGGGCGCGCCGCTGATCCCTACCGCGGTCTTCGTTCACAGATTCAAGTTTTTATCGAAGGACTTTCATCAGAGCTAGGTGAAGCGACGTCATATTCCGTCGTGGAAGGTCCAGCCCAGCTTCGTCTGCTCGCGGAGGCTCAAGGGTCCTACATGCTCTCAACCGCAATGGGCTACGTCGACCGAGACATGCCTTTGCATGCTACTGCTATGGGCAAACTCCTACTCGCAGATCTCACCGATGACCAAGTGCTCACCCTGCTTCCGGACGAGCTCGAGCAATTCCTTCCCAATACGATTACAAGCCCCAGTAAGCTTCTCGAGGAACTGGCTGATGTTCGTTCCAACGATTATGCAGTTATGGACAACGAACTCGAAGAGGGTCTTTTTGCCCTCGCGGTTCCGGTTCGTGACCGCTCGAACAATTTAATCGGTGTATTGGCCACATCAGGGCTAGACCAACGAATGAAGTCCACGGATATCACTCGTTTCGTTGGGCAGATTCGCGAAGCTGCCCAACGCCTTCTCAGCACCATTATCGAAGCCTAAAACGCCGCGGAACTGCGCAACACAAAGTGGAGCCTGATGAAAATCAGGCTCCACTTTATATTTCAGGATTCCCAAACCAAGCTGAAGTGAACTTGATCTTGGTTTGATTATTTAGCAGGCACCTCAGTCTTGATAGGTTCTAGAGGCATCGTGCAGGTTTCGATATTCGGATCAGAATCCTGGTTTTCAACGATATGCTCCACATCTGCATCACATTCGACAATCGGTACGGATCCTAGAAGCGGACGGTGCGCAGATTCGCGCATCTTCCAGATAGCTACCAGTGCAATGACTGAGAAGAACATCACGTACATCGCAGGTGCGTAGGCATTACCGGTCTTGTTCAGCAACATCTGGCTAAACAGTGGGGTTGTTCCACCGAACATTGAAATTGCAATATTGTGTGTGAATCCAACGCAACCATAGCGTGAGGCAGTTGGGAAAAGCTCAGCCATTACAGCACCGGTATTGGCGAGGAACAATGCACTTGGAATCGAAAGCATAAACAGCACTGCATATAGCGACCAGACCGTGCCCATCTGTGCGACAGCAAACGCTGGGAAGAGCAACACAATGTTTCCGCCAGCTGCCAGGAAGTAGACTGGGCGGCGCCCAATCTTGTCACTGAGGATTCCGAAGAAAGGAATCAAGATTGCCTGAATTACCAGGACAATTACGGCCGCAACCGCAGTATGCGATGCGTGAACTCCCGTTTCAATCTCAATGTATGTAGGCAAGTAACTAGTCAACATGTAGGACGAAGAACCATCAGCCGCGATAAGCGCTACACCGATGAGAATCATCGGCCAGTAACGACGCAGAATCTGCTTGAGCCCGTGGCGTTCAAACATAGGGTGCAAATCAGCCTTCGCTGCCTTCTCGCCCATCTCTTCTGCAAGTTCGAATGCAGGTGATTCAGGAGTCTTGCTACGAAGAGCCACAGCCAAGATACCTAGTGGGAGCGCCATCAGGAATGGAATGCGCCAGCCGCCTTCAATCATGGCGTCTTCGCCCCAGTACGAGGTGGTGATGGCCGAAGTCAGTGCGACCATACCGGCACCAGCTGCGAAACCGAGCTGCGAGCCGGAGTTGAGCAGGGCCGTCATAAATCCACGACGATTATCAGGCGAGAACTCTGCAATATAAGTTGATGCACCGGAATACTCACCACCGGTGGAGAAGCCTTGCAGCATTTTCAAAAGGTAAAGCGGAACGATTACCCACAGGCCAGCGGTTTCTGAGGTAGGTAGTAAACCGATGAGAGTCGTTGCACCGGCCATCAGCGCAATGGTGAAGAACAGGACCTTACGTCGTCCGATCTTGTCTCCCAATGGTCCAAGAACCATGCCACCCAGCGGACGGACAATGAAGGAAACAGCGAAGCCCAAAAGTGTGACAACAAGACCCATCGACTGGTCCATACCTGCAGTAAATACGGCAGTCATGGTCACCGCTAGGTAACCGTAGACGCCGATGTCGTACCACTCAACGAAGTTACCTACGCCGGCACCGATTTGAGCCTGCCGGAGAGCTTTCTTGTCAGCAACGATGACATCATCTTTGCGCAACGCCCTATTTGGTACGGTATTTATTCGATTATCGGACATGTCGTCCTCCTGAGGTTTTGATGTGGGTAGAAATACTTGTCAAAAATGGAGTTTTGATAAACGAGTTCCTATTCCGGTTGCCGCTATCTCCGGCGAACACAAACCCAAGCGCCAGCCCATTTCTGAATGGGTTGAACGCCTGCGTTTGCGTTCACCGGATGAGACAAAACCAACCGGAGCATGAGTCATCCTGCGTACGGGGTGTTGTGAAGGAAGTTGGTTACATCGCCCTAGGCCACTCATACCGGGGCCGAGTGCT
Protein-coding regions in this window:
- a CDS encoding riboflavin kinase, producing MYTLTGFVEHGDARARELGFPTANIALEGEDTLDGVWVAYVRCPDGNIHLSCVSIGRRQTFYGEVGRLLLEAHLMNFAGDLYGQLLEVELVHFLRPQMTFDSAESLTSQIHKDIEDTVAWKAEYGHYLPPTASVAKI
- a CDS encoding IclR family transcriptional regulator; this encodes MNRSVVRAMTLLSELGNHPSGITAAELATITGLPRPTVFRLLQTLAYKGMAIRNDKRFSLGYEIARLGRAADPYRGLRSQIQVFIEGLSSELGEATSYSVVEGPAQLRLLAEAQGSYMLSTAMGYVDRDMPLHATAMGKLLLADLTDDQVLTLLPDELEQFLPNTITSPSKLLEELADVRSNDYAVMDNELEEGLFALAVPVRDRSNNLIGVLATSGLDQRMKSTDITRFVGQIREAAQRLLSTIIEA
- a CDS encoding MFS transporter translates to MSDNRINTVPNRALRKDDVIVADKKALRQAQIGAGVGNFVEWYDIGVYGYLAVTMTAVFTAGMDQSMGLVVTLLGFAVSFIVRPLGGMVLGPLGDKIGRRKVLFFTIALMAGATTLIGLLPTSETAGLWVIVPLYLLKMLQGFSTGGEYSGASTYIAEFSPDNRRGFMTALLNSGSQLGFAAGAGMVALTSAITTSYWGEDAMIEGGWRIPFLMALPLGILAVALRSKTPESPAFELAEEMGEKAAKADLHPMFERHGLKQILRRYWPMILIGVALIAADGSSSYMLTSYLPTYIEIETGVHASHTAVAAVIVLVIQAILIPFFGILSDKIGRRPVYFLAAGGNIVLLFPAFAVAQMGTVWSLYAVLFMLSIPSALFLANTGAVMAELFPTASRYGCVGFTHNIAISMFGGTTPLFSQMLLNKTGNAYAPAMYVMFFSVIALVAIWKMRESAHRPLLGSVPIVECDADVEHIVENQDSDPNIETCTMPLEPIKTEVPAK